A genomic window from Streptomyces sp. WMMC940 includes:
- a CDS encoding STAS domain-containing protein, which translates to MSTMEQNLDVEVEIHDPGTALVTIRGELDVDTATLLHHHLANQALHGRRHLVLDLSAVGFMDSSGLNVLIRATRETRATGGDLHLAAPTPPVAKLFDLTGLSLTTAVHEDVEAALTAVERAGARP; encoded by the coding sequence ATGTCCACCATGGAACAGAACCTGGACGTCGAGGTCGAGATCCACGACCCCGGTACGGCGCTGGTGACGATCCGCGGCGAACTGGACGTCGACACGGCGACGCTCCTCCACCACCACCTGGCGAACCAGGCCCTCCACGGCCGCCGCCACCTGGTACTGGACCTGTCCGCCGTGGGCTTCATGGACTCCTCCGGACTGAACGTGCTGATACGGGCCACCCGCGAGACCCGGGCGACGGGCGGCGACCTGCACCTCGCGGCTCCCACGCCGCCCGTCGCCAAGCTGTTCGACCTCACGGGCCTGAGCCTGACGACGGCCGTTCACGAGGACGTCGAGGCGGCGCTCACCGCCGTGGAGCGGGCGGGGGCACGGCCGTGA
- a CDS encoding MarR family winged helix-turn-helix transcriptional regulator has protein sequence MASTNETGPADAATTSTRSDAAAGGAGRDLRAFAVQLRRMNGEMNRLIHGFAAAQGLHATDVQALAAILDSDTPLTPGRLREHLGLTSGAVTACLDRLERAGHIRRSRDSKDRRVVHLHYAARGRSAARAHFLPLAEATARAQEGFSGDELGVVLRFLNAMNEELDRLSGRG, from the coding sequence GTGGCGAGTACGAACGAGACGGGGCCGGCGGACGCCGCCACCACCTCCACCCGGAGCGACGCGGCCGCGGGGGGCGCGGGCCGCGACCTGCGGGCGTTCGCGGTGCAACTGCGCCGTATGAACGGCGAGATGAACCGGCTGATCCACGGCTTCGCCGCCGCCCAGGGACTGCACGCCACCGACGTCCAGGCGCTCGCCGCGATCCTGGACTCCGACACCCCCCTGACCCCCGGGCGCCTGCGGGAGCACCTCGGCCTGACCTCGGGCGCCGTGACGGCCTGCCTCGACCGGCTGGAACGGGCCGGCCACATCCGCAGATCCCGCGACAGCAAGGACCGCCGGGTCGTCCATCTGCACTACGCGGCACGCGGCAGGTCCGCGGCCCGGGCGCACTTCCTGCCGCTCGCCGAGGCGACGGCCCGCGCCCAGGAGGGCTTCAGCGGCGACGAACTGGGCGTCGTCCTGCGCTTCCTGAACGCGATGAACGAGGAACTGGACCGTCTCTCCGGCCGCGGCTGA
- a CDS encoding PP2C family protein-serine/threonine phosphatase, which translates to MLGLYSRHDEKSDDVDKFAALEQALRGAAPHTLLDVVGAALDERYGTAGVELRLADYGLRSLQAVAPGTGTSEPVPIHGTPEGRVFGSQEPHITEDGGGRVAVHLPVTVRGDRLGVLTVRMAADAFTEGDLPDLRLACEALGHEILVAERDTDLYVLARRAARLTLAAEMQWQLLPGHACARDEFALGAQLEPAYAIFGDNYDWSVSSDHLTMAVTNGMGDGIEAALLSNLAVNALRNARRAGLGLADQAALADQAVWAHYRGRAYVSVLLLRFDFATGEVEVIDAGSPRLWRLRDREVEPIPFDAQLPLGMFEETVYVPERFTVLPGDRLVFGSDGVYDAVSPAGESYGLRTLARTLLATSLLPPTQVPGAVLRELAGHRGDQPLDDDALVVCLDWYGRGSGSGGRAHTAG; encoded by the coding sequence ATGCTGGGCTTGTACTCCCGGCACGACGAGAAATCGGATGACGTGGACAAGTTCGCTGCCCTCGAGCAGGCCCTGCGCGGTGCCGCTCCCCACACCCTGCTCGATGTGGTGGGCGCCGCTCTCGACGAGCGGTACGGCACCGCCGGGGTGGAACTCCGGCTGGCCGACTACGGATTGCGGTCACTGCAGGCCGTGGCCCCCGGGACCGGCACGTCGGAGCCGGTGCCGATCCACGGCACCCCCGAGGGCCGTGTCTTCGGCTCCCAGGAGCCTCACATCACCGAGGACGGCGGCGGCCGGGTCGCGGTGCACCTGCCCGTCACCGTGCGCGGTGACCGGCTCGGCGTGCTGACGGTGCGGATGGCCGCGGACGCCTTCACCGAGGGCGACCTCCCGGACCTCCGACTGGCCTGCGAGGCGCTCGGCCACGAGATCCTCGTCGCGGAGCGCGACACGGACCTCTACGTCCTGGCCCGCCGTGCGGCACGGCTGACCCTCGCGGCCGAGATGCAGTGGCAGCTGCTTCCCGGCCACGCCTGCGCACGGGACGAGTTCGCGCTCGGCGCCCAGCTGGAACCGGCCTACGCGATCTTCGGTGACAACTACGACTGGTCCGTGTCGTCCGACCACCTCACCATGGCCGTCACCAACGGCATGGGCGACGGCATCGAGGCGGCCCTCCTCAGCAATCTCGCCGTCAACGCCCTGCGCAACGCCCGCCGCGCCGGCCTCGGCCTCGCCGACCAGGCCGCCCTCGCCGACCAGGCCGTCTGGGCCCACTACCGGGGCCGGGCCTACGTGTCCGTGCTGCTGCTGCGCTTCGACTTCGCCACGGGCGAGGTCGAGGTCATCGACGCCGGGTCGCCGCGGCTCTGGCGGCTCCGCGACCGCGAGGTGGAGCCGATCCCGTTCGACGCGCAGCTGCCGCTCGGCATGTTCGAGGAGACGGTGTACGTACCGGAGCGGTTCACCGTGCTCCCCGGCGACCGTCTGGTCTTCGGCAGCGACGGCGTCTACGACGCGGTGTCCCCCGCGGGCGAGTCCTACGGCCTGCGGACCCTCGCCCGTACGCTGCTGGCCACCAGCCTGCTCCCGCCCACCCAGGTCCCCGGGGCCGTGCTGCGTGAGCTCGCCGGCCACCGCGGGGACCAGCCCCTCGACGACGACGCGCTCGTGGTCTGCCTCGACTGGTACGGACGGGGGAGTGGTTCCGGCGGCAGGGCGCACACCGCGGGCTGA
- a CDS encoding DUF2267 domain-containing protein has translation MKSRLEALLDQVRERGRYVRRQEAARAVESVLDVLGAHLVGDDRSDLARLLPHQCGPLLTGGPPASEPLTPRGFVAAVAARDHGDFGEARRAVTAVLGIVAEVADDALLRRILTQLPPGHAGLFGRTEPV, from the coding sequence ATGAAGAGCCGATTGGAAGCGTTGCTGGACCAGGTGCGGGAGCGGGGCCGCTACGTCAGGCGGCAGGAGGCCGCCAGGGCCGTCGAGAGCGTCCTGGACGTCCTGGGTGCCCATCTCGTGGGCGACGACCGCAGCGATCTCGCCCGACTGCTGCCCCACCAGTGCGGCCCGCTGCTGACGGGCGGCCCACCCGCGAGCGAACCCCTCACCCCGCGCGGCTTCGTCGCAGCGGTCGCGGCCCGCGACCACGGCGACTTCGGCGAGGCACGGCGCGCCGTCACGGCCGTGCTCGGCATCGTCGCCGAGGTGGCGGACGACGCCCTGCTGCGCCGCATCCTGACCCAACTCCCGCCGGGTCACGCGGGGTTGTTCGGCCGTACGGAGCCGGTATGA
- a CDS encoding STAS domain-containing protein → MDASSEDQPRTDVGFRQDGEGPVGVQYAAGGAWVIAARGDLDLTSLPPLDAALTAASAEHPQVVLDVSGVTFGDSAFLNLLLRVHQNAALRIVGPQPQLRRLLEITGADQVLDVRDDLDAVPRP, encoded by the coding sequence ATGGACGCGAGCAGCGAAGACCAGCCCCGCACCGACGTCGGGTTCCGGCAGGACGGAGAGGGTCCGGTGGGCGTCCAGTACGCGGCCGGAGGGGCTTGGGTGATCGCCGCACGCGGCGATCTGGACCTGACCAGCCTTCCGCCGCTGGACGCCGCTCTGACCGCCGCGTCCGCGGAGCACCCCCAGGTGGTCCTGGACGTCTCCGGCGTCACCTTCGGCGACTCGGCCTTCCTGAACCTGCTGCTGCGCGTCCATCAGAACGCGGCCCTGCGCATCGTGGGGCCGCAGCCCCAACTGCGGCGGCTGCTGGAGATCACGGGAGCCGACCAGGTCCTGGACGTCAGGGACGACCTGGACGCCGTGCCCCGTCCCTGA
- a CDS encoding YihY/virulence factor BrkB family protein: protein MHGDRTRTGGAVPDGTPSAVLPPRADLLTALRRTPVSVWNDDVMDWAAALTYYAVLALIPMLLVTVSLTGLADATQTGALIERAAALVPSQTRPLLEGTLRDLAGRQSQARLVALIGFVGSLWSASSYLAVFRRALHSMHGVEDARSAWRTVPRAVVTACVLLAALVSSALVLTLSGELAVALGGALGLDGAAVVTWDVLKWPLLLCLAATMVLVLFRSGPVPARGKRRRALGGGLAVLLWLAASAVFTSYTAHVGTYDRLYGPLTGFIVFLVWLWVSNLALLAGAQFEAELVKARAR, encoded by the coding sequence ATGCACGGTGACCGGACGCGTACCGGCGGGGCCGTGCCGGACGGCACCCCGTCCGCGGTGCTGCCCCCGCGGGCCGATCTGCTCACCGCCCTGCGCCGGACGCCGGTGTCCGTCTGGAACGACGACGTCATGGACTGGGCCGCGGCACTGACGTACTACGCCGTACTGGCGCTGATCCCCATGCTGCTGGTCACCGTCTCGCTCACCGGGCTCGCCGACGCCACGCAGACCGGTGCCCTGATCGAGCGTGCGGCCGCGCTGGTGCCGTCCCAGACCCGGCCGCTGCTGGAGGGAACGCTGCGGGACCTGGCGGGGCGGCAGTCCCAGGCGCGGCTGGTCGCCTTGATCGGCTTCGTGGGCTCGCTCTGGTCCGCCTCCAGCTATCTGGCCGTCTTCCGCCGGGCCCTGCACTCCATGCACGGCGTCGAGGACGCACGGTCCGCCTGGCGGACCGTGCCCCGTGCGGTCGTCACGGCGTGCGTCCTGCTGGCCGCCCTCGTCTCCAGCGCGCTGGTGCTCACCCTCAGTGGCGAGCTGGCCGTGGCGCTCGGCGGGGCGCTGGGTCTCGACGGGGCGGCGGTCGTCACCTGGGACGTGCTCAAGTGGCCCCTGCTGCTCTGCCTGGCGGCCACGATGGTGCTGGTGCTCTTCCGCTCGGGACCGGTACCTGCCCGAGGGAAGCGGCGGCGGGCGCTCGGAGGCGGACTCGCCGTTCTGCTCTGGCTCGCCGCCTCCGCCGTGTTCACCTCGTACACCGCCCATGTCGGCACCTACGACCGGCTGTACGGGCCGCTGACCGGGTTCATCGTGTTCCTGGTCTGGCTGTGGGTCTCCAACCTCGCCCTGCTTGCGGGCGCGCAGTTCGAGGCCGAGCTCGTCAAGGCGCGGGCGCGGTGA
- a CDS encoding MarR family transcriptional regulator, with amino-acid sequence MDANHSASGPRRRDDPAVGHEFVELLEALWTRGREVPYAPVSASQLRVLYTLDRDEGINLRTLGELLGSAPPSVSRLCDRLEALGFVRRLPSQVSRRELELHLTGRGRTYLQELRSRRDASLLEVIAAMPPAAARSLLLGLSGFRDALGETGSAPGLRPADDARSA; translated from the coding sequence ATGGACGCGAACCACTCTGCTTCCGGGCCCCGCCGGCGCGACGACCCGGCGGTGGGCCACGAGTTCGTCGAACTTCTCGAGGCCCTGTGGACACGGGGCCGTGAGGTGCCCTACGCGCCGGTCTCCGCGTCGCAGCTCCGTGTCCTCTACACCCTCGACCGCGACGAGGGGATCAACCTCCGGACCCTGGGCGAGCTGCTGGGCTCGGCCCCGCCCTCCGTCAGCCGGCTCTGCGACCGGCTCGAGGCGCTCGGTTTCGTCCGCCGGCTCCCCAGCCAGGTCAGCAGGCGCGAGCTGGAGCTCCATCTGACCGGCCGCGGCCGGACCTACCTGCAGGAGCTGCGCAGCCGCAGGGACGCGTCGTTGCTCGAAGTGATCGCCGCGATGCCCCCGGCCGCGGCCAGGTCCCTCCTCCTGGGCCTGTCGGGCTTCCGGGACGCGCTCGGTGAGACGGGCTCCGCACCGGGGTTGCGCCCCGCCGACGACGCACGTTCCGCCTGA
- a CDS encoding MarR family winged helix-turn-helix transcriptional regulator: MSTSPAPRSRRATDAARAACDVIEMLEILWERGRDTASAVSASQLRVLYSLERADGINLRTLGDVLGSAPSSVSRLCDRLEAMGLVERTPSPVSRRELTIRLTGHGRAYLSELRSQREEVLLAAIEAMDPASRAALLEGLHGFREAVVADGARSPGPGGAGSAGPDGGSARHA; encoded by the coding sequence ATGAGCACGAGTCCGGCTCCACGCTCGCGGCGGGCGACCGATGCGGCACGAGCGGCCTGCGACGTCATCGAGATGCTCGAGATCCTGTGGGAGCGGGGCAGGGACACCGCCTCGGCCGTCTCCGCCTCACAGCTCCGGGTGCTGTACAGCCTGGAGCGCGCCGACGGGATCAACCTGCGCACGCTCGGCGACGTCCTGGGCTCGGCGCCGTCGTCGGTCAGCAGGCTGTGCGACCGGCTGGAGGCCATGGGGCTCGTGGAACGCACCCCCAGCCCGGTGAGCCGCAGGGAGCTGACGATCCGCCTGACCGGCCACGGCCGGGCGTACCTCTCGGAGTTGCGGTCCCAGCGCGAGGAGGTCCTGCTGGCGGCGATCGAGGCGATGGACCCCGCGTCCCGTGCGGCGCTGCTCGAGGGACTCCACGGATTCCGGGAGGCCGTGGTGGCGGACGGAGCCCGCAGCCCCGGTCCGGGCGGCGCCGGGAGCGCGGGCCCGGACGGCGGTTCCGCGAGGCACGCGTAG
- a CDS encoding pyridoxamine 5'-phosphate oxidase family protein → MNDIHESGSVGERRLQQLLGTAEQAENFYDRQVQSRLTGRMAGFVARQTMMFLSTADAGGACDITFRAGPPGFVTVLDDRTLTYPEYRGNGVLASAGNITENPHVGLLFVDFTHDHVGLHVNGTARLRADEEQRPACPGLPVDTAPGRRPEFWVHITVEEAYVHCSKHIPHLEPAPRPRQRTDRPRDGEYFVAPERLGAPAYGPVPPARPSGAPHPGAPV, encoded by the coding sequence GTGAACGACATCCACGAGTCCGGCTCCGTCGGCGAGCGCCGTCTCCAGCAGCTCCTCGGCACCGCCGAACAGGCAGAGAACTTCTACGACCGCCAGGTGCAGTCACGCCTCACCGGGCGGATGGCGGGCTTCGTCGCCCGGCAGACGATGATGTTCCTGTCGACGGCGGACGCCGGCGGCGCCTGCGACATCACCTTCCGGGCCGGGCCGCCCGGCTTCGTCACCGTGCTCGACGACCGCACGCTGACCTATCCCGAGTACCGGGGCAACGGCGTGCTCGCCAGCGCCGGGAACATCACCGAGAACCCCCATGTCGGCCTGCTCTTCGTCGACTTCACCCACGACCACGTCGGCCTGCACGTCAACGGGACGGCACGGCTCCGGGCCGACGAGGAGCAGCGGCCGGCGTGCCCCGGTCTGCCCGTGGACACCGCTCCGGGGCGCCGGCCCGAGTTCTGGGTGCACATCACGGTGGAGGAGGCGTACGTCCACTGCTCGAAGCACATCCCGCACCTGGAGCCGGCGCCCCGGCCCCGCCAGCGGACCGACCGGCCGCGCGACGGCGAGTACTTCGTCGCGCCCGAGCGGCTCGGGGCCCCGGCGTACGGGCCGGTTCCGCCCGCCCGGCCCTCCGGCGCACCGCACCCCGGCGCCCCGGTGTGA
- a CDS encoding MMPL family transporter has translation MSPSSRPARRLVPLLLLAVWLVCGAALGPYAGKLGEVATNDQAAFLPRSAESTRVVDTQEAFRQDETLPAVVVWTVGGDGVVGPAVRRSATQALASLEGTPGITGAASPALPAEDGRALQGVVQLRPAPDGELPDVLAAVREAADRVPGTTVHIAGPAATQADLSEAFAGIDGLLLGVALATVLLILLLVYRSVLLPLVVIAGAVLALGLACAVVHALADRDMVRVDGQVQGILSILVIGAATDYALLLTARYREELARNADRFTAVRAALRRSAGPVVASAATVALGLLALLFSDLTNNRALGPVGAIGIVCAVLSALTFLPAVLVLLGRAAYWPARPRQPAGDGSSARGVWTRVAALVDRAPRKVWAATLAGLLACAAFAPGLVPKGVPLDEIFVNDARSVTAQAVLGEHFPGGSGNPAVVIADAGRVRDVTAAAAATDGVDSAAPATASGRPGAGEPLVADGKARIDVTLEDAADSDAAKDTVVRLRDAVHAVPGADALVGGYTAQQYDTQRTAERDRLVIVPVVLVVILLILVALLRSVVVPVLLVATVALNLLATLGVSALVFQGVFGFSGTDASVPLYGFVFLVALGVDYNIFLMSRVREESLPHGTREGVLRGLTATGGVITSAGVVLAATFAALAVIPLAFLLQIAFIVAFGVLLDTLVVRSLLVPALVRDIGRAAWWPGRLSREQGHRKSPRVPADIA, from the coding sequence ATGTCCCCCTCCTCGCGACCGGCCCGCAGGCTGGTGCCGCTCCTCCTGCTGGCCGTCTGGCTCGTCTGCGGCGCCGCCCTCGGCCCGTACGCCGGGAAGCTCGGCGAGGTCGCCACCAACGACCAGGCGGCCTTCCTGCCCCGCAGCGCCGAGTCCACGCGGGTCGTCGACACCCAGGAGGCCTTCCGGCAGGACGAGACCCTCCCGGCCGTCGTCGTCTGGACCGTCGGAGGCGACGGAGTCGTGGGCCCGGCGGTGCGGCGGTCGGCGACCCAGGCGCTCGCCTCGCTCGAGGGGACACCCGGGATCACGGGCGCCGCCTCTCCCGCCCTGCCCGCCGAGGACGGCCGGGCGCTCCAGGGCGTCGTCCAGTTGCGCCCCGCCCCGGACGGCGAACTCCCCGACGTCCTGGCGGCGGTGCGCGAGGCGGCGGACCGGGTGCCCGGCACGACGGTCCACATCGCAGGGCCGGCCGCGACGCAGGCCGATCTGTCCGAGGCGTTCGCGGGGATCGACGGGCTGCTGCTCGGCGTCGCCCTCGCCACCGTGCTGCTGATCCTGCTGCTCGTGTACCGCAGCGTGCTGCTGCCGCTGGTGGTGATCGCCGGGGCGGTCCTCGCCCTCGGCCTGGCCTGCGCCGTCGTCCACGCCCTCGCCGACCGGGACATGGTGCGGGTCGACGGCCAGGTGCAGGGCATCCTCTCGATCCTGGTCATCGGCGCCGCCACCGACTACGCGCTCCTGCTGACGGCCCGCTACCGGGAGGAACTGGCAAGGAACGCGGACCGGTTCACGGCCGTGCGGGCCGCGCTGCGCCGCTCCGCCGGCCCCGTCGTGGCGAGTGCGGCCACCGTCGCCCTCGGGCTCCTCGCGCTCCTCTTCAGCGATCTGACCAACAACCGCGCCCTCGGGCCGGTCGGCGCCATCGGCATCGTCTGCGCCGTGCTCAGCGCCCTCACCTTCCTGCCGGCCGTACTGGTCCTGCTCGGGCGGGCCGCGTACTGGCCCGCGCGGCCCAGGCAGCCGGCCGGCGACGGCTCTTCGGCCCGGGGCGTCTGGACGCGAGTGGCGGCTCTGGTGGACCGTGCCCCGCGCAAGGTCTGGGCGGCCACACTCGCCGGACTGCTGGCGTGTGCCGCGTTCGCCCCGGGTCTCGTCCCGAAGGGGGTGCCCCTGGACGAGATCTTCGTGAACGACGCCCGGTCCGTCACCGCGCAGGCCGTTCTCGGCGAGCACTTCCCCGGCGGCTCGGGCAACCCGGCCGTCGTCATCGCCGACGCCGGCCGGGTCCGGGACGTGACGGCCGCCGCCGCCGCGACGGACGGTGTGGACTCCGCGGCTCCCGCGACCGCCTCCGGGCGCCCCGGCGCCGGAGAGCCGCTGGTGGCGGACGGGAAGGCCCGCATCGACGTCACCCTGGAGGACGCCGCCGACAGCGACGCGGCCAAGGACACGGTGGTGCGGCTGCGCGACGCGGTGCACGCCGTGCCGGGCGCGGACGCCCTCGTCGGCGGATACACGGCGCAGCAGTACGACACCCAGCGGACCGCCGAGCGTGACCGCCTGGTCATCGTGCCCGTGGTCCTCGTGGTCATCCTGCTCATCCTGGTCGCGCTGCTCCGGTCCGTGGTGGTGCCGGTGCTGCTCGTCGCGACGGTCGCCCTCAACCTCCTCGCGACACTGGGCGTCTCGGCGCTGGTGTTCCAGGGCGTGTTCGGCTTCTCGGGCACCGACGCCTCGGTGCCGCTGTACGGGTTCGTGTTCCTGGTGGCCCTCGGCGTGGACTACAACATCTTCCTGATGTCCCGCGTCCGCGAGGAGTCCCTGCCGCACGGGACGCGCGAGGGCGTCCTGCGCGGCCTCACCGCGACCGGCGGGGTCATCACCTCCGCGGGCGTGGTGCTCGCCGCGACCTTCGCCGCGCTCGCCGTGATCCCGCTGGCGTTCCTGCTCCAGATCGCGTTCATCGTCGCCTTCGGGGTCCTGCTCGACACCCTCGTCGTGCGGTCCCTGCTCGTCCCCGCGCTCGTCAGGGACATCGGCCGCGCGGCCTGGTGGCCCGGGCGGCTGAGCCGCGAGCAGGGGCACCGGAAGTCGCCCCGGGTGCCGGCGGACATCGCCTGA
- a CDS encoding DUF4383 domain-containing protein, with protein sequence MRLGDELPVDHSLATVYRAGAALCGAVLLVFACLGFADGLGFFETDGARVAGLSSNGLLSLISLCVGLLLLGGALVGGNAASTLNMIVGASFLLSGFVHLFLLGRPANILDFGMSNVVFSFVMGLLIVTFGMYGRVSGGLPHDNPYWRGRHPEQARREARAPGRALGGPVSTRPRRPLPAAPARGAEDRP encoded by the coding sequence GTGAGGCTCGGGGACGAACTTCCGGTCGACCACTCTCTCGCCACCGTCTACCGCGCGGGCGCCGCCCTCTGCGGTGCGGTGCTGCTGGTCTTCGCCTGCCTCGGTTTCGCCGACGGGCTCGGCTTCTTCGAGACCGACGGCGCGCGGGTGGCCGGGCTGTCCAGCAACGGCCTGCTCAGTCTGATCTCCCTGTGCGTGGGCCTGCTGCTGCTCGGCGGCGCCCTCGTGGGCGGGAACGCCGCGAGCACGCTCAACATGATCGTGGGTGCGTCCTTCCTGCTCAGCGGATTCGTGCACCTGTTCCTGCTCGGCCGCCCCGCCAACATCCTCGACTTCGGCATGTCCAATGTCGTCTTCAGCTTCGTGATGGGCCTGCTGATCGTCACCTTCGGCATGTACGGGCGGGTCAGCGGCGGGCTCCCGCACGACAATCCCTACTGGCGCGGCCGCCATCCGGAGCAGGCCCGCCGCGAGGCCCGGGCGCCCGGGCGGGCCCTCGGGGGTCCGGTGTCCACCCGCCCGCGGCGCCCCCTCCCCGCCGCCCCGGCCCGAGGCGCCGAGGACCGCCCGTGA
- a CDS encoding RNA polymerase sigma factor SigF: protein MAAVTAVTTAAPETTSATGAIGITPIADPSKVAPQDARDLSRQFFARLAQLEEGTHEYQYVRNTLIEMNLSLVRYAAGRFRSRGADEMEDIVQVGTIGLIKAIDRFDLSREVEFTTFAVPCIVGEIKRFFRDTSWAVHVPRRLQEARVELAKATEELRSRLGRTPTVRELSELMSLSEEDVIEARKASNAYNSASLDAALTGDNTQDSEAALADFIGEEEAALELIEDFHSLAPLIAELEERDRRILHLRFVEELTQAQIGEQLGISQMHVSRLLTRIIKRLRAGLLETGTG, encoded by the coding sequence ATGGCAGCCGTGACCGCAGTGACAACCGCGGCACCGGAGACGACGTCGGCAACCGGGGCGATCGGCATCACGCCCATCGCGGACCCGTCCAAGGTGGCTCCCCAGGACGCACGCGACCTCTCCCGACAGTTCTTCGCCCGGCTGGCGCAGCTCGAAGAGGGCACGCACGAGTACCAGTACGTGCGCAACACCCTGATCGAGATGAACCTGTCGCTGGTCAGGTACGCGGCGGGTCGCTTCCGCAGCCGGGGCGCGGACGAGATGGAGGACATCGTCCAGGTCGGCACGATCGGTCTGATCAAGGCCATCGACCGGTTCGACCTGTCCCGCGAGGTGGAGTTCACCACCTTCGCCGTGCCCTGCATCGTCGGTGAGATCAAGCGCTTCTTCCGGGACACCAGCTGGGCCGTGCACGTCCCCCGGCGGCTCCAGGAGGCCCGCGTCGAACTGGCCAAGGCCACCGAGGAGCTGCGGAGCCGACTCGGCCGGACCCCCACGGTGAGGGAACTCTCCGAGCTGATGTCGCTCTCGGAGGAGGACGTCATCGAGGCCCGCAAGGCCTCCAACGCCTACAACTCCGCTTCCCTGGACGCCGCCCTCACGGGCGACAACACGCAGGACAGCGAGGCGGCCCTGGCCGACTTCATCGGCGAGGAGGAGGCGGCCCTCGAACTCATCGAGGACTTCCACTCCCTCGCTCCCCTGATCGCCGAGCTGGAGGAGCGCGACCGCCGGATCCTGCACCTCCGCTTCGTGGAGGAGCTGACACAGGCCCAGATCGGCGAGCAGCTGGGCATCTCCCAGATGCATGTCTCGCGGCTGCTCACCCGCATCATCAAGCGGCTCCGCGCCGGTCTGCTGGAGACCGGCACCGGCTGA
- a CDS encoding GAF domain-containing protein yields the protein MLEEPPSIVHDVSVAAAVGRRTLPQRLCAAFTQALGAQRAALSFLPCVERWRLLHATDEPALRGEAAQFTLGDGPSVSAALRMRPVHVRDLRSAPCRAGSPLHEGLTDVRQVLALPMYVQRAPVGVICLYYTVRTEVTDAHIAEAQHAAGLALDALLRWRPVHGSDECDCPVWTTDTRAARWERIHRAAGYLAAREDCPVAEALSMLQAAGARDGLSLLDVSDALLQPRDALAHDVPVPREDGPAPALSGPGACAPAR from the coding sequence ATGCTGGAGGAACCACCGTCGATCGTTCATGACGTCTCGGTCGCCGCGGCGGTCGGCCGCCGGACCCTGCCGCAGCGGTTGTGCGCCGCCTTCACCCAGGCGCTCGGCGCCCAGCGGGCGGCCCTGTCGTTCCTGCCGTGTGTGGAGCGCTGGAGGCTGCTCCACGCCACCGACGAACCGGCCCTTCGCGGCGAGGCCGCGCAGTTCACCCTGGGCGACGGGCCGTCCGTCAGCGCCGCCCTGCGCATGCGGCCGGTCCATGTCCGGGACCTGCGCAGCGCGCCGTGCCGTGCGGGATCGCCGCTTCACGAAGGGCTCACCGACGTCCGCCAGGTGCTGGCGCTCCCCATGTACGTCCAGCGCGCCCCGGTCGGTGTGATCTGCCTGTACTACACCGTGCGCACCGAAGTGACGGACGCTCATATCGCCGAGGCGCAGCACGCCGCGGGCCTCGCGCTCGACGCGTTGCTGCGCTGGCGCCCCGTGCACGGCAGCGACGAGTGCGACTGTCCGGTCTGGACCACCGACACCCGGGCGGCCCGCTGGGAGCGCATCCACCGGGCGGCCGGGTATCTGGCGGCGCGCGAGGACTGTCCCGTCGCCGAGGCGCTGTCGATGCTCCAGGCCGCCGGTGCGAGGGACGGACTCTCCCTGCTCGATGTCTCCGACGCGCTGCTCCAGCCCCGGGACGCCCTCGCACACGACGTGCCCGTACCCCGCGAGGACGGGCCGGCGCCGGCCCTCTCCGGTCCCGGGGCGTGCGCGCCGGCCCGGTAG
- a CDS encoding ATP-binding protein, producing the protein MSTRVIGTGRGAAAAWASDAWAGAVYDGGPGSIAEARGFATRFLVDRHGFEAASEAVGAVQLIVSELVTNACKYAHGPCALDLERIPSGIEVTVWDSSTTLPLARAADPGRVGQHGLEIVLALCEGFTVERQPVGKRITVRVACP; encoded by the coding sequence ATGAGTACGAGGGTGATCGGGACGGGGCGCGGGGCTGCCGCGGCATGGGCCTCGGACGCATGGGCGGGCGCCGTGTACGACGGCGGCCCGGGGAGCATCGCCGAGGCCCGCGGCTTCGCCACGCGGTTCCTGGTGGACAGGCACGGCTTTGAAGCGGCTTCGGAGGCGGTGGGCGCCGTCCAGTTGATCGTGTCGGAGCTGGTGACCAACGCGTGCAAGTACGCCCACGGGCCGTGCGCCCTGGACCTGGAGAGGATCCCGTCGGGCATCGAGGTCACCGTGTGGGACAGCAGCACGACCCTGCCCCTCGCGCGGGCCGCGGACCCGGGACGCGTCGGCCAGCACGGACTGGAGATCGTCCTGGCACTGTGCGAGGGATTCACCGTCGAGCGCCAGCCGGTCGGCAAGCGCATCACGGTGCGTGTGGCCTGCCCCTGA